A stretch of the Meles meles chromosome 19, mMelMel3.1 paternal haplotype, whole genome shotgun sequence genome encodes the following:
- the BLOC1S3 gene encoding biogenesis of lysosome-related organelles complex 1 subunit 3, giving the protein MASQGRRPRPQRRPETVVPGEATETDSELSASSSEEELYLGPSGPTRGRPTGLRVAGEAAETDSDSEPEPEPEPTAAPGDLPALVVQRDTAGEAWGAEETPAPAPARSLLQLRLAESQARLDHDVAAAVSGVYRRAGRDVAALASRLAAAQAAGLAAAHSVRLARGDLCALAERLDIVAGCRLLPDIRGVPGTEPEQDPGPRA; this is encoded by the coding sequence ATGGCGTCCCAGGGTCGTCGGCCGAGGCCGCAGCGGAGGCCCGAGACGGTGGTGCCGGGGGAGGCGACCGAGACGGACTCGGAGCTCTCTGCGTCCTCGTCGGAGGAGGAGCTGTACCTGGGCCCCTCGGGCCCGACGCGCGGCCGCCCCACGGGGCTGCGGGTGGCCGGGGAAGCCGCGGAAACCGACTCGGACtcggagccggagccggagccggagccgaCCGCCGCTCCGGGGGACTTGCCTGCGCTGGTGGTGCAGCGGGACACGGCCGGGGAGGCCTGGGGCGCGGAGGAGACCCCGGCGCCGGCCCCCGCGCGCTCGCTGCTGCAGCTCCGGCTGGCTGAGAGCCAGGCGCGGCTGGATCACGACGTGGCGGCCGCGGTGAGCGGCGTGTACCGTCGCGCGGGCCGCGACGTGGCCGCCTTGGCCAGTAGGCTCGCGGCCGCCCAGGCGGCAGGGTTGGCGGCGGCCCACAGCGTGCGCCTGGCGCGGGGAGACCTCTGCGCGCTGGCCGAGCGTCTGGACATCGTGGCCGGCTGCCGCCTGCTGCCCGACATCCGAGGCGTGCCGGGGACCGAACCTGAGCAAGATCCCGGCCCGAGGGCCTAG